One window of Campylobacter sp. RM12651 genomic DNA carries:
- a CDS encoding NRAMP family divalent metal transporter, which yields MKNNKAILGAAFLMATSAVGPGFLTQTASFTQSLGASFAFIILMSVLMDIGVQFNVWRIIAVSKLKAQDIANKVFPGVGYLLSFLIILGGLAFNIGNIAGAGLGFETIFGINPILGACISAVIAIGIFINKDAGAHMDRFAKILGAILILIIIYIVFKSNPPLKEVAIETFAPSKFDALSLVTLIGGTVGGYITFSGAHRLLDAGICGVENLKEVSKSSVSGIIIASIIRVFLFLAVLGVISLGVSLNPNNPALTPFEYILGNFGSVVFGIVIWAASITSVVGCAYTSVSFISSFSPWLKKNENNIIIAFIIFSTLVFSTIGKPTAVLILVGTLNGFILPIALCVILIAAYKKNIVGDYKHSKLLALIGWLITIAMAYLCYVTLMKYINS from the coding sequence ATGAAAAATAATAAAGCTATATTAGGTGCTGCATTTTTAATGGCTACTTCAGCAGTTGGACCTGGATTTTTAACTCAAACTGCTAGCTTTACGCAAAGCTTAGGGGCTAGTTTTGCTTTTATTATTTTAATGTCGGTTTTAATGGATATTGGGGTTCAATTTAATGTATGGAGAATTATTGCAGTTAGTAAATTAAAAGCTCAAGATATTGCTAATAAGGTCTTTCCAGGTGTAGGATATTTATTATCATTTTTGATAATTTTAGGTGGACTTGCATTTAATATAGGTAATATTGCAGGTGCTGGACTTGGATTTGAGACTATTTTTGGGATAAATCCTATTTTAGGAGCTTGTATTAGTGCAGTAATTGCTATAGGTATTTTCATTAATAAAGACGCAGGTGCACATATGGATAGATTTGCTAAGATTTTAGGTGCTATATTAATACTTATAATAATTTATATTGTGTTTAAATCAAATCCACCTTTAAAAGAAGTGGCTATTGAGACATTTGCTCCATCAAAATTTGATGCTTTAAGCTTAGTTACTTTAATAGGCGGAACGGTTGGCGGATATATTACTTTTTCAGGTGCTCATCGCTTACTTGATGCGGGGATTTGTGGTGTTGAAAATCTAAAAGAAGTTAGTAAAAGTTCGGTTTCAGGAATAATTATAGCTAGTATTATTAGGGTATTTTTATTTTTAGCAGTTTTAGGGGTTATTTCTTTAGGCGTTAGTTTAAATCCTAACAATCCAGCTCTTACTCCTTTTGAATATATTTTGGGTAATTTTGGTAGTGTTGTTTTTGGTATTGTAATTTGGGCTGCTTCTATTACTTCAGTAGTTGGCTGTGCTTATACATCAGTTAGTTTTATATCAAGCTTTAGTCCTTGGCTTAAAAAGAATGAAAACAATATAATAATAGCCTTTATTATATTTTCTACTTTAGTATTTTCAACTATAGGAAAACCAACTGCAGTATTAATTTTGGTAGGGACTTTAAATGGTTTTATATTGCCTATTGCTTTATGTGTGATATTAATTGCAGCTTATAAGAAAAACATAGTAGGAGATTATAAACACTCTAAATTACTAGCTTTAATAGGTTGGTTAATTACCATTGCTATGGCGTATT
- a CDS encoding 5-oxoprolinase subunit PxpA codes for MRIDFNSDLAEGMQNDDEILALISSVNVCCGLHAGGYKEIYNTLIKAKKYKLRIGAHPSFNDRANFGRTNENLNKELLQALLAYQFGAIKQMCELVGVKLSYVKPHGALYNMACVDLDLAKNIAIEVAKLGKDIALMGLSNSCLISAANDIGINSISEVFADRRYTDDGLLVSRTKENALIENEDEAINQVLNMIKHSYVISENGKKINIKADSLCVHGDSKKALLFAQKIKKTLEENNISIRSN; via the coding sequence GTGAGAATTGATTTTAATTCAGATTTAGCTGAAGGTATGCAAAATGATGATGAGATATTAGCTTTAATAAGCTCTGTTAATGTATGCTGTGGGCTTCACGCTGGTGGATATAAAGAAATATATAATACTTTAATTAAAGCTAAAAAATATAAGCTAAGAATAGGAGCTCACCCAAGCTTTAATGATAGGGCAAATTTTGGAAGAACTAATGAGAATTTAAATAAAGAATTATTACAAGCACTACTTGCTTATCAATTTGGTGCGATTAAACAAATGTGCGAATTAGTAGGGGTAAAATTAAGCTATGTTAAACCACACGGAGCTTTATATAATATGGCTTGTGTTGATTTAGACTTAGCAAAAAATATTGCAATAGAAGTTGCAAAATTAGGCAAAGATATAGCATTAATGGGGCTTAGCAATTCTTGTTTAATTAGTGCAGCAAATGATATAGGTATTAATAGTATTAGTGAAGTTTTTGCTGATAGAAGATATACAGATGATGGTTTGTTGGTATCAAGAACTAAAGAAAATGCTTTAATTGAAAATGAAGATGAAGCAATAAATCAAGTATTAAATATGATAAAACATTCATATGTAATCAGTGAAAATGGTAAAAAAATTAATATAAAAGCTGATAGTTTATGCGTTCATGGAGATAGCAAAAAAGCACTTTTATTTGCACAAAAAATCAAAAAAACTTTAGAAGAAAACAATATAAGCATAAGGAGTAATTAA
- a CDS encoding biotin-dependent carboxyltransferase family protein: MKITKISSIATIQDLGRFSYKSYGVNESGALDKWSFMLGNALLGNDLNAPAIEVILGGIEIYCNKAMTFCITGANYEAFIDEKPIHNNYRIRIEAGKTLRLIRAMSGMCAYICAYGGFSADFVLNSASTNLSASFGGFNGRALKVGDELSIGSRMNLSQIAVSRIKPRDKIRIIKGAEWELFSDEAKHNLLNQEFNISSSSNRMGYRLNSDFKLNLINELSLPSHGVSAGTIQVPSSGEPIVLLKDAQTTGGYPKIAQVIEADLGLFAQSRINSKISFELVSIEEALMAKKERISHINQIKEYASEN; encoded by the coding sequence ATGAAAATTACAAAAATATCATCAATTGCAACTATTCAAGATTTAGGTAGGTTTTCGTATAAAAGTTATGGGGTAAATGAGAGTGGGGCTTTAGATAAATGGAGCTTTATGTTAGGTAATGCTTTATTAGGAAATGACTTAAATGCACCTGCAATTGAAGTGATTTTAGGTGGGATAGAAATATATTGTAATAAGGCAATGACTTTTTGTATCACAGGGGCAAATTATGAAGCATTCATAGATGAAAAGCCAATTCATAATAATTATAGAATTAGAATTGAAGCAGGAAAAACTCTTAGATTAATAAGAGCTATGTCAGGAATGTGTGCTTATATTTGTGCTTATGGTGGTTTTAGTGCTGATTTTGTTCTTAATTCAGCTTCTACAAATCTTAGCGCATCTTTTGGTGGATTTAATGGTAGAGCATTAAAAGTAGGCGATGAATTAAGCATAGGTTCAAGAATGAATTTATCTCAAATAGCAGTATCTAGGATAAAACCAAGAGATAAAATAAGAATAATTAAAGGTGCTGAATGGGAGCTTTTTAGTGATGAAGCAAAGCATAATTTATTAAATCAAGAATTTAATATATCAAGCTCAAGTAATAGAATGGGATATAGGCTAAATAGTGATTTTAAACTTAATTTAATCAATGAATTAAGCTTGCCATCTCACGGAGTTAGTGCAGGAACTATTCAAGTGCCAAGTAGTGGAGAGCCTATAGTTTTATTAAAAGACGCACAAACAACAGGCGGTTATCCAAAAATTGCTCAAGTAATTGAAGCTGATTTAGGGCTTTTTGCTCAAAGTAGAATTAATTCTAAGATTAGTTTTGAATTAGTAAGTATTGAAGAAGCTCTAATGGCAAAAAAAGAAAGAATTTCACATATAAATCAAATAAAGGAGTATGCAAGTGAGAATTGA
- the pxpB gene encoding 5-oxoprolinase subunit PxpB, which translates to MYNKFKITSETSLLLYLEPPISIEKQRLCYALNLVIKDMPYIKEVVVGMNTLYVLTSDLNYKDLLDLQSKLNELITSTKPLELSGRLIEIPVDYGGDLGLVLKVIAKAKGMSMSEFAKLHAEPIYDVYFIGFQPGFAYLGGLNEILHTPRLSTPRLKIPAGSVGIGGAQTGIYPYQSPGGWNIIGNTKAKLFDVNSENPSLLKAGDRLKFVINSIKERL; encoded by the coding sequence ATGTATAACAAATTTAAAATTACAAGCGAAACTTCATTGCTTTTATATCTTGAGCCTCCAATAAGCATAGAAAAACAACGCCTATGCTATGCACTTAATTTAGTAATTAAAGATATGCCTTATATAAAAGAAGTAGTGGTCGGAATGAATACTCTTTATGTCTTAACAAGTGATTTAAATTATAAAGATTTATTAGATTTACAAAGTAAATTAAATGAGTTAATTACTAGCACTAAACCACTAGAGCTATCAGGAAGATTGATTGAAATTCCTGTTGATTATGGTGGGGATTTAGGACTTGTTTTAAAGGTAATTGCAAAGGCTAAAGGTATGAGTATGAGTGAGTTTGCTAAATTACACGCCGAGCCTATTTATGATGTTTATTTTATAGGTTTTCAACCAGGATTTGCATATTTGGGTGGATTAAATGAGATTTTACACACTCCAAGGCTTAGCACCCCAAGACTTAAAATTCCAGCAGGTTCGGTTGGTATAGGTGGAGCTCAAACAGGAATATATCCTTATCAAAGTCCAGGTGGATGGAATATCATAGGAAATACAAAGGCAAAATTATTTGATGTAAATAGCGAAAATCCGAGCCTTTTAAAAGCAGGTGATAGATTAAAATTTGTAATCAATAGCATTAAGGAGAGATTATGA
- a CDS encoding cytosine permease encodes MSNFFLWLGASISLAEIEAGSLFSGLILSDSLFAIFFGHFLGGILFFAMMYISTKLKCNAMGSLKYFYSQNGKIFFSFCNFLALICWSAVMIMSAAILLNGLYPNINFNLVVILLSSLLIIWLFLKQNLLMSINNFIVCILFLIVIYIFYNLINLNLNQIEVNKINLINAIELSIAMPISWLALVGDYTKYFKNPIKDSLVASVAYFLGSSLMYIIGYLTMKYYSDLSSFLITLKLSMLIIFLIIFSTITTTYLDIFSANESIKNINNKFGNKITILLIIFIALLIAIFIPFSLYENFLYTLSSVFLPMASVIVCVYCFKLKNSAKLNFLIWFIGFLIYQILIYFDFLASILTFLIILILTLGGEYVSKHYAKNKKS; translated from the coding sequence ATGAGTAATTTTTTCTTGTGGCTTGGAGCTAGTATTTCGCTAGCTGAAATTGAAGCCGGTAGTTTATTTTCAGGTCTTATTTTAAGTGATTCTTTATTTGCTATATTTTTTGGACATTTTTTAGGTGGAATTTTATTTTTTGCTATGATGTATATTAGCACTAAACTAAAATGCAATGCTATGGGTAGTCTTAAATATTTTTACTCACAAAATGGCAAAATATTCTTTTCATTTTGCAATTTTCTAGCTTTAATTTGCTGGAGTGCAGTTATGATTATGAGTGCAGCAATACTACTAAATGGACTATATCCAAATATAAATTTTAACTTAGTAGTAATTTTGTTATCATCACTTTTAATAATATGGCTATTCTTAAAACAAAATTTATTAATGTCAATAAATAATTTTATAGTTTGCATACTTTTTTTGATAGTAATTTATATTTTTTATAACTTAATTAATCTTAATTTAAACCAAATAGAAGTTAATAAAATAAACTTGATAAATGCTATTGAACTAAGTATTGCTATGCCAATTTCTTGGCTTGCATTAGTTGGTGATTATACAAAATATTTTAAAAATCCAATAAAAGATAGTTTAGTAGCTTCAGTCGCGTATTTTCTAGGAAGTTCACTTATGTATATAATTGGATATTTAACTATGAAATACTATAGCGACCTTTCTAGTTTTTTAATCACTTTAAAATTATCAATGTTAATAATATTTTTGATTATTTTTTCAACAATAACAACAACATATTTAGACATTTTTTCAGCTAATGAAAGTATTAAAAATATAAATAATAAATTTGGTAATAAAATTACAATTTTATTAATAATCTTTATTGCTTTATTAATAGCTATTTTTATACCTTTTTCTTTATATGAAAATTTTTTATATACATTAAGTTCAGTATTTTTACCTATGGCATCGGTTATAGTATGTGTATATTGTTTTAAACTAAAAAATTCAGCTAAATTAAATTTTTTAATTTGGTTTATTGGATTTTTAATTTATCAAATACTGATTTATTTTGATTTTTTAGCATCAATTTTAACTTTTTTAATCATTTTAATTTTAACCTTAGGAGGAGAATATGTATCAAAACATTATGCAAAAAACAAGAAATCATAA
- the thiM gene encoding hydroxyethylthiazole kinase, producing MQKTRNHKTLVESITNYVTINDSANAILAVGGSPIMGDFYEEVGEIVTISNAVLLNIGQLNENLIKAHKNAALKANELNIPIVFDPVAAGVSNARNNLCKYLMQNIKFCVIKGNASEINYLVNKTLNTSGCDSSDEINQNDLEKYIDFAKKHKTILVITGKNDFIINKTNVFMLSNGSAMQTKITGAGCMLGNILAVFVGANDDKLNSVITGISAFNISAEIAETKANGTMSFKMHLIDELSKIDGTTIKERIKIEKLR from the coding sequence ATGCAAAAAACAAGAAATCATAAAACTTTAGTAGAAAGTATTACAAATTATGTAACGATAAATGACTCAGCTAACGCTATTTTAGCTGTTGGTGGCTCACCTATTATGGGAGATTTTTATGAAGAAGTTGGTGAAATTGTTACAATTAGTAATGCGGTTTTGCTAAATATCGGGCAGTTAAACGAAAATCTAATAAAAGCCCATAAAAACGCAGCCTTAAAGGCAAATGAATTAAATATTCCTATTGTTTTTGACCCCGTTGCAGCAGGAGTTAGTAATGCAAGAAATAATTTATGTAAATATTTAATGCAAAATATAAAGTTTTGTGTAATTAAAGGCAATGCAAGCGAGATAAATTATCTAGTAAATAAGACATTAAATACAAGTGGCTGCGATAGTAGTGATGAAATAAATCAAAATGATTTAGAAAAATACATTGATTTTGCTAAAAAACATAAAACTATTTTGGTAATCACAGGTAAAAATGATTTTATCATCAATAAAACAAATGTTTTTATGCTAAGCAATGGTTCGGCAATGCAAACAAAAATCACAGGTGCAGGTTGTATGCTAGGCAATATCTTAGCCGTTTTTGTAGGGGCAAATGATGATAAATTAAATTCTGTAATCACAGGTATAAGTGCATTTAACATAAGTGCTGAAATAGCCGAAACTAAAGCAAATGGCACTATGTCGTTTAAAATGCACTTAATTGATGAGTTAAGCAAAATTGATGGAACTACCATAAAAGAAAGGATAAAAATTGAAAAACTTAGATGA
- a CDS encoding thiamine phosphate synthase: MKNLDEILRFYAISDDIYTKEDELLDICEILFDYVTCFQVRNKANNYSLNTLLKLKNLCEIKKVALIINDDLELAIKLNADGIHLGQSDINKNLKIPKNMFLGISASNYEEALKGLKLGANYLGIGAIYESNTKKDAKMLSKNDLIKIVQEINIPKVAIGGLNYQNIDNLKEFKIKNIACISAIYENQNYKANCEKLWKKISLL; encoded by the coding sequence TTGAAAAACTTAGATGAAATTTTAAGATTTTATGCAATTAGTGATGATATATACACTAAAGAAGATGAATTATTAGATATTTGTGAGATTTTATTTGATTATGTAACTTGCTTTCAAGTAAGAAATAAAGCGAACAATTATAGCCTTAATACACTTTTAAAATTAAAAAATCTTTGTGAAATAAAAAAAGTAGCTTTAATAATAAACGATGATTTAGAACTTGCAATTAAGCTAAATGCTGATGGTATTCATCTAGGACAAAGTGATATAAACAAAAATCTAAAAATACCAAAAAATATGTTTTTAGGAATAAGTGCAAGTAATTATGAAGAAGCGTTAAAGGGCTTAAAATTAGGAGCAAATTATCTAGGCATTGGAGCAATTTATGAGAGCAATACTAAAAAAGATGCAAAAATGCTAAGCAAAAATGACCTAATAAAAATAGTGCAAGAAATAAACATTCCTAAAGTGGCAATAGGAGGATTAAATTATCAAAATATAGACAATTTAAAAGAATTTAAAATAAAAAATATAGCTTGTATAAGTGCGATTTATGAAAATCAAAATTATAAAGCAAATTGCGAAAAATTATGGAAAAAGATTTCTCTTTTATAA